A single region of the Myripristis murdjan chromosome 3, fMyrMur1.1, whole genome shotgun sequence genome encodes:
- the zdhhc1 gene encoding palmitoyltransferase ZDHHC1, which yields MDVCSRNPNRTAPVSEGALHRADLPLCSRTNGWSWPPHPFQLLAWLLYLYFAVTGFGVFVPLLPAHWIPAGYICTGIMFVCHLFVHVMAVSIDPADHNVRAKGTKGPVPVFDRSKHAHVIENCHCYLCQVDVGPKSKHCSACNKCVANFDHHCRWLNNCVGSRNYKLFLNSVISALLGICLVLVVASYVFIEFFLDPSKLRTDKHFQVKNETTVWFLFLPVAPVSTAAAVIPGLAAVTIALGLLSSILLCHLLCFHIYLMWNRLSTYEYIVRQRHRQETRDTSKGGPRNEAAVPSVNLIKDVGFSGTLGYTNPEMDVEDPTTLAAWGGPEFHANGRVRSVSNHAGEEEALATVSTELKAAPHSHRRTQKKKKKVRKVPEEVTRERCPSTAPPVEASNLSTVSSNQRLPFPAFPLRASLASTSSSVQAAGPPADYHSDSAESLEEIPVALARLGSSSSAVAGDASTSSHRAISALPLPSPHPRTKRKASSRSLKATTELRFEMASTQPPTVFVSRASGEMAEVREDGLSLGRKQQAGPRSHEPTSRPSSRTSLPSVGIIRTER from the exons ATGGATGTGTGCAGCAGGAACCCCAACCGTACAGCCCCGGTCAGCGAGGGTGCACTGCACAGAGCTGacctccctctctgctcacGAACCAACGGCTGGAGCTGGCCACCACATCCCTTTCAGCTCCTGGCTTGGCTCCTCTACCTCTACTTTGCTGTCACTGGCTTCGGGGTGTTTGTGCCCCTGCTTCCTGCCCACTGGATCCCAGCAGGCTATATT TGTACCGGCATCATGTTTGTCTGCCACCTGTTCGTCCATGTGATGGCCGTGTCCATTGACCCAGCTGACCACAATGTACGAGCCAAGGGCACCAAGGGTCCGGTCCCAGTGTTTGACCGCTCCAAACACGCCCACGTCATTGAGAACTGCCACTGCTACCTCTGCCAAGTGGACGT GGGGCCCAAGTCAAAGCACTGCAGTGCCTGTAACAAATGTGTTGCCAACTTCGACCATCATTGTAGATGGCTCAACAACTGTGTGGGAAGCAGGAATTACAA GCTCTTTCTCAACAGTGTAATTTCTGCCCTACTGGGAATATGCCTGGTTCTTGTTGTGGCCTCCTATGTCTTCATCGAGTTCTTCCTGGATCCATCTAAACTCCGCACTGATAAACACTTCCAGG TAAAGAATGAGACAACAGTGTGGTTCCTCTTCCTGCCCGTGGCTCcagtcagcacagcagcagcagtgatccCTGGCCTGGCTGCCGTCACCATTGCTCTTGGCCTGTTGTCCTCCATCCTGCTCTGTCACCTGCTCTGCTTCCACATCTACCTCA tgtgGAACAGGCTCAGTACCTACGAGTACATTGTGCGACAGCGTCACCGTCAAGAGACCAGAGACACCAGTAAAGGAGGACCACGAAATGAGGCTGCAGTTCCTTCGGTCAACCTCATCAAG GATGTTGGCTTTTCTGGGACACTGGGCTATACCAACCCTGAGATGGATGTGGAGGACCCCACCACTTTGGCTGCATGGGGAGGACCAGA atTCCATGCTAATGGCAGAGTAAGGAGTGTGTCCAATCATGCTGGGGAGGAGGAAGCACTGGCCACTGTCTCTACAGAGCTTAAAGCAGCTCCACACTCCCACAGACGCACACAG aaaaaaaagaagaaggtcCGCAAAGTGCCAGAGGAGGTGACCAGAGAGCGCTGCCCTAGCACAGCCCCACCTG TGGAGGCCAGCAATCTGTCCACTGTGTCCTCGAACCAGCGGCTTCCCTTTCCAGCATTCCCACTGAGGGCCTCTCTGGCCTCCACCTCAAGCTCCGTCCAGGCCGCTGGTCCACCAGCTGATTACCATTCTGACTCAGCAGAGTCTCTGGAGGAAATCCCAGTGGCGCTGGCCAGGCTAGGCTCCTCATCCTCCGCCGTAGCTGGAGATGCCTCCACATCTTCACATAGAGCAATCTCAGCACTCCCCTTACCATCTCCCCACCCCAGGACTAAAAGGAAGGCCTCCTCCCGAAGCCTTAAGGCCACCACAGAACTGAGGTTTGAGATGGCCTCCACACAGCCTCCAACGGTGTTCGTCAGCCGGGCTAGCGGAGAGATGGCCGAGGTCAGGGAGGATGGCCTCAGCCTGGGCAGAAAGCAGCAGGCCGGCCCCAGGAGCCATGAGCCGACCTCTAGGCCCAGCTCCAGGACCTCCCTGCCCTCAGTTGGAATCATCAGGACAGAGCGATAG